Genomic window (Gelria sp. Kuro-4):
CCGTAACCGCCGCCGTACGGGTGCCGCCGTCCGCCTGGATGACATCGCAGTCCAGCCAGATGGTGCGCTCGCCCAGGGCGTGCAGGTTCAGCGCCGGCCGCAAAGAGCGGCCGATCAGGCGCTGGATTTCCAGGCTGCGGCCGCTTACCCTGCCGCGGACGGCATCCCGGACGGTGCGGACAGGAGTGGCCCGGGGCAGCATGGCATACTCGGCGGTAATCCAGCCCTGGCCGCTGCCGCGCAAGAAAGGCGGAACCTTGTCTTCTACCGTGGCTGTGCAAATCACCTTGGTGTCACCGGCGGTGATGAGCACCGACCCTTCCGCGTGCCGCGTAAAGTGCCGCACAATCTCCACCGGCCGGATTTCGTCAACCCTTCTGCCGTCTGCCCGCATCGCTCGCTGCCTCCATTCTTCCTTTTTCCGCGCCGCCCACCATACCCACCAACAGGTAAAGCCGGCTGAGCGGATCCAAGTACAACCGGGGAACGAGGGAAAAGCCCTGCACGTCACCGGTGCGCGCCACATGGATGCGCGGCCCCGTGCAGGGGAAAAGGCGCTCGCCGATCTTGATGTGCTGCTCATCGTGGTAGGCCACCGGCAGATCGGCGGCGATGTACTGGTGCACCTTCTGCTCCACCTGAGCCAGGTCTACCTCCAATTTGTCCACATACTCCAGGATAAAGCCGTGGGAGATGTCGCTGTGAAAGTTGGCCGGCGGCACCCCCATATCCGCCAGGACCAGAGCGGTCAAGTCCTCCGCCGTGTGCACCATCTTGCGGTAGCGGGTGGAGGCGAAGACGCGCCCGGCGATCTCGCCGGCCCGGGGGCCGAAAATGGTCGGCCGGGTGACGATGACCTCTTCTCCTACGCCGACGAGGAGCTCGGCATTCATCGGCAAGGCGGCGGCGATGATGTCAAAGTGCTCCACCACCACCCGCCGCCCGGCCAGAACCGCCGTCGCGACGGCCTCCACCAGCTCGGTGAGCGAAACGAAGGCCAGCTCAAAGTGGGCATCCACGTGGTAGGTGTGGCTGCGGAAAGACCCCTCGCGCACATCGCGCACCAAAGGGAGGGGACGAACGTTCACGTTCTCGTCATCGTTGGTGAGCTCCAGGCCGGGGAACATGCCCCGGATGAGGAGCGACTTGCCCGTGCCGGCCAGACCGATAAAGCCCACCAGCCGGTCCTTGGGGTTTAGATAATGCTGCGCCAGGTGGTTTCCCAGGGTGAGCAGCCGCTCCTTGCCCCGGGGGGCGAAATAGACCGCTTCCTTAAGGTTTTGCGAAAGCATCAGCCTCACCTCTAGCCTTTACCGCCGCCGCCTGCGGCATGCGCCCGTTTACTCCGGCCGCCCCACCAGGAAGCCTTTGTTTAAGGCATAAATGTCGTCGATAACCATGGAAACGCCCGGCTCGCGCCCTTCTGCCTGCGCCCGCCGCTCCAGCTGCGCGCGGTGGTACTCCTTGGCCGCGGGCGGGAGCGGCAGGTGACCTGTGTCCAGGAAACGCACCGCGCCCTCCTGGTCACGCGCCGCCAGGACCTGGCCCCGGCAGACCCCGGAAGGCGCCAGCGGCACGTCCAGGCTGCCTTCGGCCAGGGCCGGCATAACCCCTGCCCTCAAATCGCCTGCGCCCAGTTCCTCAATCCGACTCACGATGGCGCCGGCCTCAGCCGCAATAAGTTCCTCCTCCCTTTGCACGGCCGTAAGGAAGGCCCGGCGC
Coding sequences:
- the rph gene encoding ribonuclease PH, coding for MRADGRRVDEIRPVEIVRHFTRHAEGSVLITAGDTKVICTATVEDKVPPFLRGSGQGWITAEYAMLPRATPVRTVRDAVRGRVSGRSLEIQRLIGRSLRPALNLHALGERTIWLDCDVIQADGGTRTAAVTGSFVALVDAVKYLLGQGQLTASPLVDYVAATSVGVLEGELLLDLSFAEDSQADVDMNCVMTASGTIVELQGTAEAVPFTREQLDRLLDLAASGIRQLIAVQKSVLGEDAALVGGEG
- a CDS encoding alanine-tRNA synthetase second additional domain-containing protein, encoding MLSQNLKEAVYFAPRGKERLLTLGNHLAQHYLNPKDRLVGFIGLAGTGKSLLIRGMFPGLELTNDDENVNVRPLPLVRDVREGSFRSHTYHVDAHFELAFVSLTELVEAVATAVLAGRRVVVEHFDIIAAALPMNAELLVGVGEEVIVTRPTIFGPRAGEIAGRVFASTRYRKMVHTAEDLTALVLADMGVPPANFHSDISHGFILEYVDKLEVDLAQVEQKVHQYIAADLPVAYHDEQHIKIGERLFPCTGPRIHVARTGDVQGFSLVPRLYLDPLSRLYLLVGMVGGAEKGRMEAASDAGRRQKG